The segment GCTCCGACCTCCGCTGGCGGGCGAGAGGCGCCGCGTCTGCCCGGAGTGGCGACGGGGGAGAAGGCGACGAGCAGCGGGGTCGCTCGGGGCCCGGAGGAGGGCCGGCCCCTTTGGCTTGCAGCGCTGCGGAAGACGCTCCCTGCGGCTACCCCGCGCAGCTCCCGGAGCGATCCGGCTCAAGGCGCCGCTGGCCAGGCGGCTTCGGCAGGGAAGCGAAGCTCCGGGCGTGCAGGAAGTAGCAGTCCCCCCGCGCGCTGCCCCCCCGCCGCTCGGGCTCCCCGGGGCGGGCGCTGGGCCAGAGGCCGGGAGAACCGGCAGCGGCTCCCGCGCAGGTGAGAAGCGCCCGGCGCGCGCTGCGGACGGGCCCCTTCCCGAGTAGAGCGCGGCCCTGACCCGGAGAGAGGCCGCCGCCCTGCTGGCGACTCCTCGGGCGCAAAGGCCAGGCTGCGCGGCCACGGCTTCCCCAGAATCGGGCGGTGGCAGCACTCGGTGACCCGGTTTGCCCCCGGAACGCGGCCCCTTCCCGCCCGGGTCTCCCAGCTGCTCGCGGGGTCGCGGTCCAGGCATCCTCGGCCGCAGGCCAGGGATGATGGGCCCTGCGATCGGCTGGCCGGCCTGGCTTCGTTCCTTCCCGGGGCAGCCGTTCCGAGCGCAgcgcctcctcctctccctcctgcagGCAACCGGCCCCGGTCACTCCGGGAGCCGCGCCGGGCCGCACCGACGCCTGGAAGATGCTCGGCCGGGCCCTGAGATGGACGCCTCCCtcccggcggcggcggtggcgggcaAAGGGCGGACGGTGCGCGGCCTCCTCTGGCTGGCCCTGACCCGGGAGCCAAAGCGGGAGGCGCAGCGCCCGGCCGAGCGGCCGCAGCGGAAGGAGCCAGCCGCCCCCCGGCGCGTGTCGGCCGCCCGGCTGGCCCGGGACTTGGTGGTGCCCTGTCTTGCGCGCTACGGCCTGTGCGTGCGGGACGCCTTCCTCGGGGAGCCGCTGGGCGGGGAGGTCCTGGCGCAGGTGGAGGCGCTGCACCGCGGCGGACACTTCCAGGACGGGCAGCTGGCGCTTCGCCGAGCCGGGCCCGCGCGCCGCATCCGCGGGGACCAGGTCGCCTGGGTGGAAGGCCGGGAGCCCGGCTGCCGGGCCATCGGCGCCCTCATGGCCAGCCTCGACGAGCTCATCCTGCACTGCGCCGGGAAGCTGGGCGGCTACGAGATCAACGGGCGGACGAAGGTGAGCGAGTCCCCCCGCCCCCGCGCACGGCGGCCCCTCCAGGCGCTCCCTCGGGGCTCTGCGtgacctcctccctccctccactccccGACcttaaacgggggggggggcttggcgcTGGGGGCCCCTTCCAATTTTCCCCAAGGCCTCCCTCGGGGCGTTTGGCTCTTCCTGGGCTCCCTATCCTGGAAGGGAGGGACGCCCTCTTGGGCAGCTGTGGGTGAGGGGCTCAGTGGTCCCGGGTGTTTCTGACAAGCAGCCTCTGCAGCCTCTCTGAgcccgggggggagggggaagaaggggaACCTCCCCTCGGGCAACTGCACCGCCTCCCTCGGCCGGCACCTCCTCCCGCTGTCCTCCGCTGACCCTGCAGGGAAGAGCCACCACGTGTTTGGCAGCGGCCCAGCCGGAGGGAGCAGCTCCAGCGCAGGGAGGGGGGTCCCTGCTGACTGCCCAAGGAAGAGACAGGCAGGGCAGAGGCCTTGTGTGGGGACCCCCGCCTGCATCCCTCTCACGGGTGGGGCTTTCCCTGCACACACACCGCCAGTGCTCAGAGGGGGCCACTTGCAAATAGCTCCTGCAGATAACTTTGCCTCTGAGCATGTGCTGAGTGCAGCTTTTGTCTGCCCTGGGTCCTCTGGTTGAGCAAGGGAGGGGTGGGGAGGGACCGGGCCACCCTCTGAAAGgagagcctcttgcccccaaagaGAACATGGGGGTCAAAGGATTTGGCCTCAGCCCCCGTAGGAGGAGGGCAGAAGAGTCCCCTCCCCTGGCATGGCCTCTGCGGCTGGCGGGCTGGCTGGGGGGGCGGGGACCTTCTGAGGCAGCTCCAGTGGATTGGCAGCTGCtcatcccctccccctcctctaccCCTGCCCCCCCAGGCCATGGTGGCCTGTTACCCTGGCAATGGCCTGGGCTACGTGCGGCACGTGGACAACCCCCGCGGAGACGGGCGCTGCGTCACCTGCATCTACTATCTGAACCGGAAGTGGGACAGCAAGGTAGGTGGGGGCGGGTGAGGTAGGGGGCGGGGCTGCAACTCCCAGGCTTGGTGGGGGGCTTCAGGGGTCCCTTCCGAGGCCACTCAGAGCAGCTTGATCATTGTGACAGGGAAAGGAAGCTGCCCCCCAAGTGGACTCCCCAGTCTTGGAAGGCAGGAAGTCAGGGGGTTTCCACGGCTGCTAGAAGGCTGCAAGGAGCAGGGGTGGGGGGCTTCCCTCAAAGGGGTCTCGGGCAGAGGCCTTTCCGTGGTGGCCAGCCAGGCCTGGGCAAGGGGCTGCCCTTCCAATGCCCACCGTCTCCCCCTCTGGCCCCCTCTGGCCCAGGTGCATGGGGGCCTGCTGCAGATCTTCCCAGAGGGCCGCCCCACCGTGGCCAACATCAACC is part of the Erythrolamprus reginae isolate rEryReg1 chromosome 11, rEryReg1.hap1, whole genome shotgun sequence genome and harbors:
- the EGLN2 gene encoding prolyl hydroxylase EGLN2 isoform X1 encodes the protein MMGPAIGWPAWLRSFPGQPFRAQRLLLSLLQATGPGHSGSRAGPHRRLEDARPGPEMDASLPAAAVAGKGRTVRGLLWLALTREPKREAQRPAERPQRKEPAAPRRVSAARLARDLVVPCLARYGLCVRDAFLGEPLGGEVLAQVEALHRGGHFQDGQLALRRAGPARRIRGDQVAWVEGREPGCRAIGALMASLDELILHCAGKLGGYEINGRTKAMVACYPGNGLGYVRHVDNPRGDGRCVTCIYYLNRKWDSKVHGGLLQIFPEGRPTVANINPIFDRLLIFWSDQRNPHQVKPAYATSLLRDRDGWPHVMDGRRCRGNLTDQPRPPFGHPSCLWVPPLLGWVALMQGGGLGGERGPGSPWGAWHFVGHCGGHLWLLPPPAAAPLTPGRRKRRAKREGGRWTLQ
- the EGLN2 gene encoding prolyl hydroxylase EGLN2 isoform X3; its protein translation is MMGPAIGWPAWLRSFPGQPFRAQRLLLSLLQATGPGHSGSRAGPHRRLEDARPGPEMDASLPAAAVAGKGRTVRGLLWLALTREPKREAQRPAERPQRKEPAAPRRVSAARLARDLVVPCLARYGLCVRDAFLGEPLGGEVLAQVEALHRGGHFQDGQLALRRAGPARRIRGDQVAWVEGREPGCRAIGALMASLDELILHCAGKLGGYEINGRTKAMVACYPGNGLGYVRHVDNPRGDGRCVTCIYYLNRKWDSKVHGGLLQIFPEGRPTVANINPIFDRLLIFWSDQRNPHQVKPAYATRYAITVWYFDAKERARAKEAHQQQASSGTGTDGPM
- the EGLN2 gene encoding prolyl hydroxylase EGLN2 isoform X2, encoding MDASLPAAAVAGKGRTVRGLLWLALTREPKREAQRPAERPQRKEPAAPRRVSAARLARDLVVPCLARYGLCVRDAFLGEPLGGEVLAQVEALHRGGHFQDGQLALRRAGPARRIRGDQVAWVEGREPGCRAIGALMASLDELILHCAGKLGGYEINGRTKAMVACYPGNGLGYVRHVDNPRGDGRCVTCIYYLNRKWDSKVHGGLLQIFPEGRPTVANINPIFDRLLIFWSDQRNPHQVKPAYATSLLRDRDGWPHVMDGRRCRGNLTDQPRPPFGHPSCLWVPPLLGWVALMQGGGLGGERGPGSPWGAWHFVGHCGGHLWLLPPPAAAPLTPGRRKRRAKREGGRWTLQ